The Alkalinema sp. FACHB-956 DNA window AATCGGCGCAAGCACCACCACCCGCGAACAAGCCGAACATTTCTGTCCGCTGTAGCCGAAGGCGGAATACACCACCCCCTGCACGGCTTGATCTAAATCAGCGCTCTCGTCAACGATGATGGCGTTTTTGCCCCCCATTTCCGCCACGACACGCTTCAGGTGTTTTTGTCCCGGTTGCAATACTGCCGCATCGGCATAGATCTGGCAGCCCACCTCCTGGGAGCCGGTAAAGACAATCATCTGCACATCACGGTGTTTAACGAGGTAATTGCCAACGGTGGAGCCACGACCGGGAATGTATTGAAACACACCGGGGGGAATTCCGGCTTCAACCAAAATTTCACTCAGCTTTGCCGCAATCACCGAGGTTACTGCAGCGGGCTTAAGCAATGCACAATTCCCCGTCACCAATGCCGCGATCGTCATGCCGGTGGGAATCGCTAACGGAAAATTCCACGGCGAAATGACTAACACAAGGCCCTTCGGCTGATAGAAATAGCGATCGGTTTCCCCTGCTACATCGTAGCTGAGTTCCTGGGCGAGCCGTTCCATTTCTGCGGCATAATAGCGACAAAAATCCACCGCTTCTGAAACTTCCCCATCCGCTTGCCGCAGAGGTTTTCCCGCTTCATAGACCATCCAGGCATTTAACTCGTGGCGACGGGCTTCTAGTAAATCGGCGACTTTGCGAATGATGGCAACCCGTTCTTTGACGGGTGTACGTTTCCAGGTGGCAAAGGCGGTTTTTGCGGCGGTAACAGCCTCCTCCGCTTGGTCTAAATCGATCTGTCCCACTGTTCCCACGACCTGACTGGGCTGCGAGGGATTGACCGATGGCAGGGTCGCATCTGTAGTGATCGATCGACCGTTGATTAACGGCCCGTAGGTCTGTCCCAACTGTTGTTTTACACTGGCAAGTCCAGCATTCGCCCGATCGCGCAGATTTCCCAGGGCGTAGTCCGTATCCGGCGCTGGATCAATCCGACTCAGTGACGGAGAACTAGGGGCGATCGCCAGCGGATTCACTTCTAGTAATTCATCGCCTTCCCCCCACCTTGGAATCGCCAACAACTCCTCCGTGGGTCGCGCTTCCAAACTCTGCCGCAGGAATGAACTGTTGGCCGTATTTTCCAGCAAACGGCGAATTAAATAGGACATACCCGGAATTAAGTCCCCATAGGGGCAATAAATCCGTACCCGCTGCCCCCGTTTGGCGATCGCGGTGGCCAAATTATCCGCCATGCCGTAGAGCATTTGAAATTCCACCCGTCGTTTGGGAATGGCCAAGGCATCCACGATCGCGAGGGCATGGGCCTGGGAGCGCACATTATGACTGCCGATCGCGGCGTACAGGTGGGCATGATTTTCCAGCAGCAAGGCCGTCATGCGCTCGTAATTGGCATCGGTGGAGGACTTGTGGTTATAGACCGGCGTGGGCCAATGATTCTGGCGCGATAGAATCGTTTCCTGATCCCAATAGGCTCCCTTGACCAGGCGCAGAGTGATCGGATGGCCGCGCTCCTTGACCCAGGTAATCAAATCCTTCAAATCACCATAGCTATCGCGAAGATAAGCTTGCAGCGTCATCCCCACATCGGTGCGATCGCGAAATTCTTCTTCCAAC harbors:
- the pruA gene encoding L-glutamate gamma-semialdehyde dehydrogenase; translation: MAISTSGTLSEHVYKSPYEAQVQAIARELLAQTGEKRSFFAKFQDQLRWDDKLLAWTMENPGLRVQLFRLIDCLPALKTKAAIARHLQEYLGDAAVELPQALKGLLNFTHADSVPGQVAATTLATAVETLARKYIAGETLKQALKSIEQLRKQSMAFTIDLLGEAVITETEAQEYLQQYLDLMAQLTDAAKGWSTVANIDAAEGDALPKVQVSVKLTAFYSQFDPLDAAGSQAKVSDRIRTLLRRSKELGVAVHFDMEQYRYKEATLTALKQLLLEEEFRDRTDVGMTLQAYLRDSYGDLKDLITWVKERGHPITLRLVKGAYWDQETILSRQNHWPTPVYNHKSSTDANYERMTALLLENHAHLYAAIGSHNVRSQAHALAIVDALAIPKRRVEFQMLYGMADNLATAIAKRGQRVRIYCPYGDLIPGMSYLIRRLLENTANSSFLRQSLEARPTEELLAIPRWGEGDELLEVNPLAIAPSSPSLSRIDPAPDTDYALGNLRDRANAGLASVKQQLGQTYGPLINGRSITTDATLPSVNPSQPSQVVGTVGQIDLDQAEEAVTAAKTAFATWKRTPVKERVAIIRKVADLLEARRHELNAWMVYEAGKPLRQADGEVSEAVDFCRYYAAEMERLAQELSYDVAGETDRYFYQPKGLVLVISPWNFPLAIPTGMTIAALVTGNCALLKPAAVTSVIAAKLSEILVEAGIPPGVFQYIPGRGSTVGNYLVKHRDVQMIVFTGSQEVGCQIYADAAVLQPGQKHLKRVVAEMGGKNAIIVDESADLDQAVQGVVYSAFGYSGQKCSACSRVVVLAPIYDAFVARLVEATQSLNVGDAAAASTQVGPVIDAAAQQRIRDYIAKGKAEATLAIELPSPETGYFVGPTIFTNVDPQSTIAQEEIFGPVLAVMQATDFDQALAIANGTNFALTGGLFSRTPSHIERAKAEFEVGNLYINRSITGAIVARQPFGGFKLSGVGSKAGGPDYLLQFLEPRTVTENIQRQGFAPIEGVDV